One segment of Aquimarina sp. BL5 DNA contains the following:
- a CDS encoding sodium:solute symporter family protein, which yields MKLSTLDYSIIIVILLTTLLIGLIVSKKAGKNTSEYFLSGRNMPWWLLGFSMVATTFSTDTPNFVTDIVRKDGVSSNWMWWAFLITGLLTVFIYAKLWRRSNVSTDIEFYELRYGGAPAVFLRSFRALYLGLVFNVFAMAGVTLAAIKIGSIMLGLEPWETIVYAGIITVVFSALGGFKGVVYTDFLLFFIAIAGAIGAAYYLVNIPEVGGLKSLMEHPNVSDKLSLLPDFDDKEALITLLIIPLAVQWWSSWFPGAEPGGGGYIAQRMLAAKNENHAIGATFFFNIMHYALRPWPWILVALASLIVFPDIASIQEAFPNVSEDKLGHDLAYSAMLAKLPSGLLGLVFASLIAAYMSTISTHLNWGSSYIVNDFYKQQIKKDASEKELVMIGRISTVVLMVLSALFALYLKNAKQLFDIIIMFGAGTGLIFILRWFWWRINSWSEISAMIISGIVSLIFSSSIGDYVFGDDAIMPSWAKLPCIVLITTIMWISVTFLTKPESDSVLQNFYRKIQPGGPGWKGVIAKAKQNNIELINNIEGWSVPSGILALLLGCFLVYGVLFTTGHIIYGNLQESLILGSGTIISGVLLVIVWKRIGKNLVV from the coding sequence ATGAAACTAAGTACACTTGATTACTCAATTATAATAGTTATTCTTCTTACCACACTTTTGATAGGCTTAATAGTATCAAAAAAGGCAGGAAAGAATACTTCAGAATACTTTTTATCAGGAAGAAATATGCCTTGGTGGTTATTAGGTTTCTCTATGGTAGCAACTACATTTTCTACCGATACCCCGAACTTTGTAACAGATATAGTGAGAAAAGATGGTGTTTCTTCAAACTGGATGTGGTGGGCGTTTTTAATTACAGGTCTGCTCACTGTTTTTATCTATGCTAAACTTTGGCGGAGATCTAATGTGAGTACAGATATTGAGTTTTATGAGTTACGTTATGGTGGTGCTCCTGCTGTTTTTTTAAGATCATTTAGAGCTCTATATTTAGGTCTTGTTTTTAATGTTTTTGCAATGGCAGGTGTTACTCTTGCTGCGATTAAAATAGGTAGTATTATGCTCGGTTTAGAACCGTGGGAGACTATTGTATATGCAGGAATAATTACTGTAGTTTTTAGTGCTCTAGGAGGTTTTAAAGGTGTCGTGTACACAGATTTTTTATTGTTTTTTATAGCGATTGCAGGAGCAATAGGAGCAGCATATTATTTAGTGAACATACCAGAAGTTGGTGGGCTTAAAAGCTTGATGGAACATCCTAATGTGTCTGATAAATTATCTTTATTACCAGATTTTGATGATAAAGAAGCACTCATCACGTTATTAATTATACCATTAGCGGTACAATGGTGGAGTTCTTGGTTTCCAGGAGCAGAACCTGGAGGAGGAGGCTATATTGCGCAACGTATGCTTGCTGCTAAAAATGAAAATCATGCAATAGGAGCAACGTTCTTTTTTAATATAATGCATTATGCATTAAGACCTTGGCCTTGGATATTAGTTGCATTAGCTTCGCTTATAGTATTTCCTGATATCGCTAGTATTCAAGAGGCTTTTCCAAACGTATCCGAAGATAAATTAGGACATGATTTGGCATATTCAGCGATGTTGGCAAAATTGCCAAGTGGATTATTAGGTTTAGTGTTTGCTTCACTTATAGCAGCATATATGAGTACCATTTCTACACATCTTAATTGGGGATCATCTTACATTGTAAATGATTTTTATAAGCAACAGATAAAGAAAGACGCATCGGAGAAAGAGTTGGTAATGATTGGAAGAATATCAACAGTTGTTTTAATGGTATTGAGTGCTTTGTTTGCATTATATCTTAAGAATGCAAAACAACTTTTTGATATCATTATAATGTTTGGTGCAGGAACTGGACTTATTTTTATTCTAAGATGGTTTTGGTGGCGAATAAATTCTTGGAGTGAAATCTCTGCAATGATTATTTCGGGAATTGTTTCGTTAATATTTTCTTCATCAATTGGTGATTATGTATTTGGTGATGATGCAATAATGCCAAGTTGGGCAAAACTTCCTTGTATTGTGCTCATAACAACCATTATGTGGATAAGTGTAACGTTTTTAACAAAACCTGAAAGCGATAGTGTTTTGCAGAATTTCTACAGAAAAATACAACCTGGAGGACCTGGCTGGAAAGGTGTTATTGCCAAAGCAAAGCAAAACAATATTGAACTTATAAATAATATAGAAGGTTGGAGTGTACCATCAGGGATTTTAGCGTTATTACTAGGATGTTTCCTAGTATACGGAGTGTTATTTACTACGGGGCATATTATTTATGGAAATCTACAAGAATCATTGATTCTAGGATCAGGGACCATCATTTCTGGTGTTCTGTTAGTCATAGTGTGGAAAAGGATTGGAAAGAACCTTGTTGTTTAA
- a CDS encoding thiopeptide-type bacteriocin biosynthesis protein: MDVQRSFIVGSEWLYYKIYTGPKTSDLVLTDIIKPTAMYLLENNIIDKWFFIRYNDPKHHIRVRFHYENPENVAGVINALYSSLKEFSDEDLIWKIQLDTYQREIERYGVKTMSESEELFFLDSKMVVDFLDMIDGDEGEELRWLFGARAIDQKLQDFGYNEDEKMVLMERLKLGFGAEFGMNKGLKKQMDKKFRNEHDKIKSFLNFERETDADYAPIIDVLEEKSKNSEPLVRKILSVVSKPELDDMMGSYIHMLMNRLFRSKNRLHEMVIYDLLYRTYKVAWGIRKFKNKTEST, from the coding sequence ATGGATGTACAAAGATCTTTTATAGTAGGTAGTGAATGGTTGTATTATAAAATATATACCGGACCAAAAACCTCGGATTTGGTTCTAACGGATATTATTAAGCCTACTGCAATGTATTTATTAGAAAATAATATCATTGATAAGTGGTTTTTCATTCGGTATAACGACCCAAAGCATCATATTAGAGTTAGATTCCATTATGAAAATCCTGAGAACGTGGCTGGAGTTATTAATGCTTTATATAGTTCACTTAAAGAGTTTTCTGATGAAGATCTGATCTGGAAGATACAACTGGATACGTATCAAAGAGAAATAGAACGCTATGGAGTAAAGACCATGAGTGAGTCTGAAGAATTATTTTTTCTGGATAGTAAGATGGTCGTAGATTTTTTGGATATGATTGATGGAGATGAAGGAGAAGAGCTAAGATGGTTATTTGGAGCAAGAGCGATAGATCAAAAACTCCAAGATTTTGGTTACAATGAAGATGAAAAAATGGTTTTAATGGAACGATTAAAGCTAGGTTTTGGAGCCGAATTTGGAATGAATAAAGGTCTCAAAAAACAGATGGATAAGAAATTCAGGAATGAGCATGATAAAATTAAGAGTTTTTTGAATTTCGAAAGAGAAACAGATGCTGATTATGCTCCTATTATTGATGTTTTGGAAGAAAAGAGTAAAAATAGTGAGCCTTTGGTTAGAAAGATTCTATCCGTTGTAAGTAAGCCTGAATTAGATGATATGATGGGTAGTTATATTCATATGCTTATGAATAGGTTATTTAGATCTAAAAACCGTTTACACGAAATGGTAATATATGATTTACTTTATAGAACCTATAAAGTAGCGTGGGGAATTAGAAAGTTTAAGAATAAAACAGAATCCACTTAA
- a CDS encoding lanthionine synthetase C family protein: MNTTKVLKEKLKEIHHILKENYTNKEHLGVLSGISGISLFQFYYARFIEDEQIADIGVAVISETIQRMNDGYSFPSFCTGIAGAGWVLELLNEEEFIDIDNDELLSDLDTYLLESMKSDIKNEYFDFLHGAIGYGYYFFKRYQNTASDSLKQKYAAYLHLLIEALKESARTDQRGVFWMYELHKKDKLHGANLSLSHGMASVINFLSRLYTYEEFQESIKDLLIGAADFMISYKYPDESNSSLFPSWVYPEMDEYTNSRLAWCYGDLGIGISLWRVGKALDNDKYQELAIHILKYAAKRRDAEEARIHDTGLCHGMFGIITIFNHMYIETKEEIFKETADFWMGEALKMDTYKDGYAGYKQWRGDLEQWKNESNLLEGIAGIGLSIISYLTPSENQWNECLMIS, from the coding sequence ATGAACACTACCAAAGTTTTAAAGGAAAAATTAAAAGAAATACACCATATTTTAAAAGAAAATTATACGAACAAAGAACATCTAGGTGTTTTGTCTGGTATTTCTGGCATCTCACTTTTTCAGTTTTATTATGCTCGATTTATAGAGGATGAACAAATTGCAGACATAGGAGTAGCCGTCATATCAGAAACTATACAACGTATGAACGATGGGTATTCTTTTCCTTCCTTTTGTACAGGTATAGCAGGAGCTGGATGGGTGTTAGAGTTATTAAATGAGGAAGAATTTATTGACATTGATAATGATGAACTTTTATCAGATCTGGACACCTATCTTTTAGAATCCATGAAATCAGATATCAAAAATGAATATTTTGATTTTTTACACGGAGCAATAGGGTACGGGTATTATTTTTTCAAAAGATATCAAAACACAGCGTCGGATTCATTAAAACAAAAGTACGCAGCCTATCTTCATTTGCTTATTGAAGCTCTTAAAGAGAGTGCTCGTACAGATCAGAGAGGTGTTTTCTGGATGTATGAATTGCATAAAAAGGATAAGCTTCACGGAGCTAATTTAAGTTTATCACACGGAATGGCGAGTGTCATTAATTTTTTAAGTAGATTGTATACGTATGAAGAGTTCCAAGAGTCCATAAAGGATTTGCTAATTGGCGCAGCGGATTTTATGATTAGTTATAAGTATCCTGATGAAAGCAACAGTTCCCTATTTCCGAGTTGGGTGTATCCGGAAATGGATGAATATACCAATAGTAGATTAGCTTGGTGCTACGGTGATTTAGGAATAGGCATTTCGCTTTGGAGAGTAGGTAAAGCATTAGATAATGATAAATATCAAGAATTAGCGATACATATTTTGAAATATGCTGCCAAAAGGAGAGACGCAGAAGAAGCAAGAATACATGATACAGGATTATGTCATGGCATGTTTGGAATCATTACTATATTCAATCACATGTATATAGAAACTAAAGAAGAAATATTTAAAGAAACAGCAGATTTTTGGATGGGAGAAGCGCTAAAGATGGATACATATAAAGACGGTTATGCAGGTTATAAACAATGGAGAGGTGATCTGGAACAATGGAAAAACGAATCTAATTTATTAGAAGGCATTGCCGGAATTGGCTTGTCAATAATTTCCTATTTGACGCCATCAGAAAATCAATGGAACGAATGTTTAATGATTAGCTAA
- a CDS encoding Ig-like domain-containing protein, producing MIKNIICIYVLLILGNQLLFSQADYISWEFKGGNLLRNPDGTSTGPGSEPAGLDVATIPNTSITRGRLRSAILGDLDNDGDLDFISGSQGGTIHYFKNEGTATAPNWIAASIPTLDTIWIDRDLTVRNQNRPQLTDIDDDGDLDLFIGTDYDYERDRNNDVLFYRNIGTPEIPVFEYIPDGLPGLNDQEIAEFPGLGFVDLDNDSDLDMVALGSDKLTYYKNIGTINTPIFELQSETDSPWIDENAFNNMDVPIPVFEDFDKDGDYDMFFMTDTGFVRWIENIGTTTIPSFASTQNVFNGELTSGQIGSFATIDFGDVDGDGLKDAILGSFNTPRFAWFKQVPICISPIITEVTGTTELCEGESSIITISGNLNSASTWSIYTDSCGENLLGTTTTNISTFEVTPTIPSTTYYIRGEDGDLGCIDETIATCTTITIMVNTLDDPSFNYNQALYCADASNPTPTVTGLANGTFSSTTGLVLDPALGTINIADSTPGEYTVTYTTNGTCPNTSDVTVTITELDDPSFSYDAALYCTDASNPTPTITGLDGGTFSSTTGLVIDPAFGTINIADSTPGEYTVTYTTNGTCPNTSDVTVTITELDDPSFSYDAALYCTDVSNPTPTVTGLAGGTFSSTTGLVIDPTFGTINIADSTPGEYTVTYTTNGTCPNTSDVTVTITELDDPSFSYDAALYCKDASNPTPIISGLMGGTFSSTTGLVIDTALGTINIIDSTPSEYTVTYTTNGTCPNTSDVTVTITELDDPSFNYDAALYCTDTSNPTPTVAGLMGGTFSSTTGLILDPSSGTINITDSTPGEYTVTYTTNGTCPNTSDVTVTITELDDPSFSYDAALYCTDTSNPTPTVAGLMGGTFSSTTGLVIDPALGTINIIDSTPGEYTVTYTTNGTCPNTSDVTVTITELDDPNFSYDAALYCTNASNPTPTITGLIGGTFSSTTGLVIDPALGTINITDSTPGEYTVTYTTNGTCPNTSDVTVTITELDDPSFSYDAALYCTDVSNPTPTITGLANGTFSSTTGLVLDPALGTINIIDSTPGEYTVTYTTNGTCPNTSDVTVIIAELDDPSFNYDAALYCTDVSNPTPTITGLIGGTFSSTIGLVLDPSSGTINIADSTPGEYTVTYTTNGTCPNTSDVTITITELDDPSFIYDAALYCTDASNPTPTVAGLMGGTFSSTTGLVMDPALGTINIADSTPGEYTVTYTTNGTCPNTSDVTVTITELDDPSFSYDAALYCTDASNLTPTITGLIGGTFSSTTGLVIDPALGTINIADSAPGEYTVTYTTNGICSNSSTFDISINALDDASFSYTETSYSTTGSDPTPTVTGIMGGDFISTPAGLVINSSTGEIDVSTSIPNAYIITYITAGTCTNSSSVNITITDITPPTVSITSTEPNPTSNDSFEITINFSEDITGFDLNDIIVENGIASNLSGGDLSYTATITAITSATITININTNSLTDLYGNGNIAATQFSINFDNTLGIDDENLANGITIYPIPSNTTINISSEINLSLKRVEFFDFQGKLVLSKRLDTGTITNSIDISSFHSGLYLMMIYSETGSTTKKILKE from the coding sequence ATGATAAAAAATATAATATGTATTTATGTCCTCCTCATTTTAGGAAATCAACTGCTATTTTCGCAAGCTGATTACATAAGTTGGGAGTTTAAGGGAGGAAATCTTCTAAGAAATCCTGACGGCACGTCTACCGGACCAGGATCTGAACCTGCTGGATTAGATGTAGCAACAATACCTAATACCTCTATAACAAGAGGTCGCTTACGTTCTGCAATACTTGGGGATCTAGATAATGATGGGGATCTAGATTTTATTTCTGGTAGTCAAGGAGGTACCATACATTATTTTAAAAACGAAGGAACAGCAACCGCTCCTAACTGGATAGCAGCATCAATACCGACTTTGGACACTATTTGGATTGACAGAGATCTGACCGTAAGAAATCAAAATAGACCTCAACTCACAGATATTGATGATGACGGAGACCTAGACCTATTCATAGGCACCGACTATGATTATGAACGAGATCGTAATAATGATGTTCTTTTTTATAGAAATATAGGAACCCCTGAAATCCCTGTTTTTGAATATATCCCAGATGGTTTACCAGGACTTAACGATCAGGAGATCGCTGAATTTCCAGGTTTAGGTTTTGTAGACCTCGACAATGACTCAGATCTAGATATGGTAGCATTAGGTAGTGATAAATTAACCTACTATAAAAATATTGGTACTATAAACACTCCCATCTTCGAACTTCAGTCTGAAACGGACAGTCCTTGGATTGATGAAAATGCTTTTAATAATATGGATGTTCCAATACCTGTATTTGAAGATTTTGACAAAGATGGAGATTATGACATGTTTTTTATGACTGATACTGGTTTCGTTAGATGGATAGAAAATATTGGTACAACAACAATTCCTAGTTTTGCTTCTACCCAAAACGTATTTAATGGTGAACTTACTAGTGGACAAATTGGTAGTTTTGCTACTATAGATTTTGGAGATGTAGATGGAGATGGTTTAAAAGATGCTATATTAGGTAGCTTTAATACACCTCGATTTGCTTGGTTCAAACAGGTTCCTATTTGCATAAGCCCTATTATAACAGAAGTAACTGGAACAACCGAATTGTGCGAAGGTGAAAGTTCTATCATTACCATATCTGGTAATTTAAATAGTGCATCGACTTGGTCTATTTATACGGATTCTTGCGGAGAAAACTTATTAGGGACTACTACTACAAATATTTCAACTTTTGAAGTAACTCCCACTATACCAAGCACCACTTATTACATACGAGGTGAAGATGGTGATCTAGGATGTATAGATGAAACTATAGCCACCTGTACAACAATTACAATAATGGTTAATACTTTAGATGATCCATCTTTTAATTATAACCAGGCTCTCTATTGTGCAGATGCATCTAATCCTACTCCAACAGTTACTGGGTTGGCTAATGGTACATTTTCAAGCACTACAGGTTTGGTTCTAGATCCTGCTTTGGGAACTATTAATATCGCCGACAGCACACCTGGTGAATATACTGTGACCTATACAACTAACGGAACTTGTCCGAACACAAGTGATGTAACCGTAACTATCACCGAACTTGACGATCCTAGCTTTAGTTATGATGCAGCACTTTATTGTACAGATGCGTCAAACCCTACCCCAACAATCACTGGGTTGGATGGTGGTACATTTTCAAGCACTACAGGTTTGGTTATAGATCCTGCTTTCGGAACTATTAACATTGCGGACAGCACACCTGGTGAATATACTGTAACTTATACAACTAACGGAACTTGTCCGAATACAAGTGATGTAACTGTAACTATTACTGAACTTGACGATCCTAGCTTTAGTTATGATGCAGCACTTTACTGTACAGATGTATCAAATCCTACTCCAACAGTTACCGGATTGGCTGGTGGTACATTTTCAAGCACTACAGGTTTGGTTATAGATCCTACTTTCGGAACTATTAACATTGCGGACAGCACACCTGGAGAATATACTGTAACTTATACAACTAACGGAACTTGTCCAAATACAAGTGATGTAACCGTAACTATCACCGAACTTGACGATCCTAGCTTTAGTTATGATGCAGCACTTTATTGTAAAGATGCGTCAAATCCTACTCCAATAATCTCTGGATTAATGGGTGGTACATTTTCTAGTACTACAGGTTTGGTTATAGATACTGCTTTGGGAACTATTAATATCATAGACAGCACACCTAGTGAATATACTGTAACTTATACAACTAACGGAACTTGTCCGAACACAAGTGATGTAACTGTAACTATCACCGAACTTGACGATCCTAGCTTTAATTATGATGCAGCACTTTATTGTACAGATACATCAAATCCTACTCCAACAGTTGCTGGATTAATGGGTGGTACTTTTTCAAGTACTACAGGTTTGATTCTAGATCCTTCTTCAGGAACTATTAATATCACAGACAGCACACCTGGAGAATATACTGTAACTTATACAACTAACGGAACTTGTCCGAACACAAGTGATGTAACTGTAACTATTACTGAACTTGACGATCCTAGCTTTAGTTATGATGCAGCACTTTACTGTACAGATACATCAAATCCTACTCCAACAGTTGCTGGATTAATGGGTGGTACATTTTCAAGCACTACAGGTCTGGTTATAGATCCTGCTTTGGGAACTATTAATATCATAGACAGCACACCTGGTGAATATACTGTAACTTATACAACTAACGGAACTTGTCCAAATACAAGTGATGTAACTGTAACTATCACCGAACTTGACGATCCTAACTTTAGTTATGATGCAGCACTTTACTGTACAAATGCGTCAAACCCTACCCCAACAATCACTGGATTAATAGGTGGTACATTTTCAAGCACTACAGGTCTGGTTATAGATCCTGCTTTGGGAACTATTAACATTACAGACAGCACACCTGGAGAATATACTGTGACCTATACAACTAATGGAACTTGTCCGAATACAAGTGATGTAACTGTAACTATCACCGAACTTGACGATCCTAGTTTTAGTTATGATGCAGCGCTTTATTGTACAGATGTATCAAATCCTACTCCAACAATCACTGGATTGGCTAATGGTACATTTTCAAGCACTACAGGTCTGGTTCTAGATCCTGCTTTGGGAACTATTAATATCATAGACAGCACACCTGGTGAATATACTGTGACTTATACAACTAACGGAACTTGTCCAAATACAAGTGATGTAACTGTAATTATCGCCGAACTTGACGATCCTAGCTTTAATTATGATGCAGCACTTTATTGTACAGATGTATCAAACCCTACTCCAACAATCACTGGATTAATAGGTGGTACATTTTCAAGCACTATAGGTTTGGTTTTAGATCCTTCTTCGGGAACTATTAATATCGCAGACAGCACACCCGGAGAATATACTGTGACCTATACAACTAATGGAACTTGTCCGAACACAAGTGATGTAACTATAACTATCACCGAACTTGATGACCCTAGCTTTATTTATGATGCAGCACTTTATTGTACAGATGCATCAAATCCTACTCCAACAGTTGCTGGATTAATGGGTGGTACATTTTCAAGCACTACAGGTCTGGTTATGGATCCTGCTTTGGGAACTATTAACATTGCGGACAGCACTCCTGGAGAATATACTGTGACCTATACAACTAACGGAACCTGTCCGAACACAAGTGATGTAACTGTAACTATCACCGAACTTGACGACCCTAGCTTTAGTTATGATGCAGCACTTTATTGTACAGATGCGTCAAATCTTACTCCAACAATCACTGGATTAATAGGTGGTACATTTTCAAGCACTACAGGTTTGGTTATAGATCCTGCTTTGGGAACTATTAACATTGCGGACAGTGCGCCTGGAGAATATACTGTGACCTATACAACTAACGGAATTTGTAGTAATTCGTCCACTTTTGATATTAGCATCAATGCTTTAGATGATGCATCGTTTTCATATACAGAGACTTCTTATTCAACTACTGGCTCAGATCCAACTCCAACTGTAACAGGAATAATGGGCGGTGATTTCATATCTACACCAGCAGGATTAGTAATTAATAGTAGTACAGGAGAAATCGACGTATCTACTTCAATACCTAATGCCTACATAATTACATATATAACAGCAGGAACTTGTACTAACTCATCTAGTGTAAATATAACCATCACTGATATAACGCCGCCAACGGTAAGCATAACATCTACAGAACCTAATCCAACCAGTAATGACTCATTTGAAATCACTATTAATTTTAGTGAAGATATAACTGGTTTCGATTTAAACGATATCATTGTAGAAAATGGAATAGCTTCTAATCTTTCTGGAGGAGATCTATCCTATACTGCTACAATTACGGCAATTACATCCGCAACCATCACTATAAATATTAATACAAATAGTCTAACTGACCTATACGGAAATGGAAATATTGCTGCAACTCAATTTAGTATTAATTTTGACAACACTTTAGGAATTGATGATGAAAACCTCGCAAACGGTATTACTATTTATCCAATACCATCCAATACTACTATCAATATATCGAGTGAAATCAATTTATCGTTAAAACGTGTTGAGTTTTTTGATTTTCAGGGTAAATTAGTTCTTTCGAAGCGTCTAGATACTGGCACAATTACCAATAGTATTGACATCTCTTCATTTCATTCTGGTTTATATCTAATGATGATATATTCTGAAACAGGCTCTACCACTAAAAAGATACTCAAAGAATAA
- a CDS encoding lantibiotic dehydratase family protein, with product MSYKNFPKYVLRTPLFSFSFYKELTSNSTLQENELKQVCSNEIIKEAIFLASPSLYQEFEKWLKGDIKEKAASERMMYSVLKYISRMSSRCTPFGLFAGTAVGNFSDTTNIELLDKSKNNRHTRLDMNYLVALSQDIVKDKVIRDQLLFYPNTSVYKAGKQLRYVEYTYVESRRVHHIVAVEDSEYLQKVLSEARKGSQLCDLAELLVDDEISKEEASGFIDQLVESQLLISELEPSVSGPEFLDQIIPVLKKISGTEQIISELETVQLTLKRIDKNIGNPTKEYIDLSESLKKLGTGFELKYMFQTDMNLSLETNTISHETLRKIKKGLSLLNKLTLPPKETLNSRFKAAFYERYESRELSLSKALDVELGIGFLQDKDSGDVSQIIDDLVLPFKQEKTVARDVRWSPIHAVLNKRLLECIKEQQRTLVLTDKDFSDFEENWDDLPDTISSMIELVEVDGVEKIIMSSCGGSSAANLLGRFCHGDEDLDTYTKEIIDLETKLNPDKILAEIVHLPESRVGNILMRPSFRKYEIPYLAKSILNDEQQLLLDDLMISASPNGKVTLRSKKFNKEVVPHLTNAHNFSSNALPIYQFLANMQTQNQRGGIAFDWGPFAEEYDFLPRVEYKDIILSNAIWNITSSEIQPLLKNLNDENKFSKELENFVDSKSLPQFVLLVDGDNELLINTKNITSVKMLLNTVKKRSRFKLKEFLHVNGSLIKERGNVFTNQIVMSFYNEKKLKNLQN from the coding sequence ATGAGCTATAAAAATTTCCCAAAATACGTATTACGTACTCCACTATTTTCCTTTTCATTTTATAAAGAACTAACTAGTAATAGCACATTACAAGAAAACGAGCTAAAACAAGTTTGCTCTAATGAAATTATTAAAGAAGCTATTTTTTTGGCATCGCCTTCTTTATATCAGGAGTTTGAAAAATGGTTGAAAGGAGATATCAAAGAAAAAGCAGCTTCAGAGCGCATGATGTATTCTGTGTTAAAATACATTAGTAGAATGTCCTCGCGATGTACACCATTTGGGCTTTTTGCAGGAACAGCAGTTGGAAATTTTTCAGATACTACCAATATTGAACTTTTGGATAAATCAAAAAACAATCGTCATACCCGATTGGATATGAATTATCTGGTGGCGTTATCTCAGGATATTGTTAAAGATAAAGTCATTAGAGATCAACTTCTGTTTTATCCGAATACCAGTGTTTATAAGGCAGGTAAACAACTGAGATATGTAGAATACACCTATGTAGAAAGTAGAAGAGTTCATCATATCGTAGCAGTAGAAGATTCTGAATATTTACAAAAAGTACTTTCTGAAGCGAGAAAAGGATCTCAGCTTTGTGATTTAGCAGAATTATTGGTAGATGATGAAATTAGTAAAGAAGAAGCGTCTGGATTTATAGATCAATTAGTAGAAAGTCAATTGTTGATTAGTGAGTTAGAACCATCTGTTTCTGGGCCTGAATTTTTGGATCAAATCATACCAGTTCTTAAAAAAATATCAGGCACCGAACAAATCATTTCTGAGCTAGAAACTGTACAGCTAACACTGAAGCGAATAGATAAAAATATAGGAAACCCAACGAAGGAATACATTGATCTTAGTGAATCTTTAAAGAAATTAGGTACCGGTTTCGAATTGAAGTATATGTTTCAGACAGACATGAACCTTTCTTTAGAAACAAATACGATTAGTCACGAAACCTTAAGGAAGATCAAGAAAGGATTATCATTACTTAATAAACTTACATTACCACCAAAAGAAACGCTTAATTCCAGATTTAAAGCAGCATTTTATGAGCGATATGAGAGTAGAGAACTTTCTTTATCAAAAGCACTTGATGTAGAACTTGGAATTGGTTTTTTGCAGGATAAAGACTCGGGAGATGTGAGTCAAATAATTGATGATCTTGTACTACCATTCAAGCAGGAAAAAACAGTCGCAAGGGATGTTAGATGGTCACCCATACATGCAGTATTAAATAAAAGACTATTAGAATGCATTAAGGAGCAGCAGCGTACTTTGGTATTAACAGACAAAGACTTTAGTGATTTTGAGGAAAATTGGGATGATTTACCTGATACTATTTCTTCTATGATAGAGTTGGTTGAGGTAGACGGTGTCGAAAAAATTATTATGTCTAGTTGTGGAGGCTCAAGCGCAGCAAACCTTTTAGGACGCTTTTGTCATGGAGATGAAGATTTGGACACCTATACGAAAGAAATAATTGATCTAGAAACAAAGTTAAATCCCGATAAAATTCTTGCAGAAATTGTGCATTTACCAGAGTCTCGAGTAGGAAATATTTTGATGAGACCTAGCTTTAGAAAGTATGAAATACCATATTTAGCAAAGTCCATTCTGAATGATGAACAACAACTTTTGTTGGATGACTTAATGATTTCTGCCAGTCCGAACGGAAAGGTAACGTTGAGGTCCAAAAAATTCAATAAAGAAGTAGTTCCACACTTAACCAATGCACATAATTTTTCTAGTAACGCACTACCTATTTATCAGTTTTTAGCCAATATGCAAACTCAAAATCAGAGAGGAGGCATCGCTTTTGATTGGGGTCCATTTGCCGAAGAGTATGATTTTTTACCAAGAGTAGAATATAAAGATATTATACTTTCTAATGCTATTTGGAATATTACATCATCAGAAATTCAACCTTTATTAAAGAATCTGAATGATGAAAATAAGTTTTCCAAAGAATTGGAAAACTTTGTGGATAGTAAAAGTTTACCTCAGTTTGTTCTTCTGGTAGATGGAGACAATGAATTGCTAATCAATACTAAAAATATTACATCTGTAAAAATGTTATTGAATACAGTAAAAAAGAGGAGTAGATTTAAGCTCAAAGAATTTTTGCATGTTAATGGGAGTTTGATAAAAGAAAGAGGAAACGTATTTACAAATCAAATTGTTATGTCATTTTATAATGAAAAGAAATTAAAAAACTTGCAGAATTAA
- a CDS encoding carboxypeptidase-like regulatory domain-containing protein gives MSGTVTDIVNETPLPGVNVIVKGTSNGVQTDFDGAYSINVSPGDVLVFSYIGFTTI, from the coding sequence ATGTCAGGGACAGTAACTGATATTGTTAACGAAACTCCCTTACCAGGAGTTAATGTGATCGTAAAAGGAACTTCTAATGGAGTACAAACTGATTTTGATGGAGCTTATTCAATTAACGTTTCTCCCGGAGACGTTTTAGTATTTTCATACATTGGATTTACGACTATATAA